Proteins encoded in a region of the Candidatus Moanabacter tarae genome:
- a CDS encoding Baeyer-Villiger monooxygenase has protein sequence MLDTTTNDQVSEFLETFGAALESGDIDAAVTMFQADCYWRDLVSFTWNIRTMEGHHQIRDMLTAQLRTTKPANWAMAEGEVATEDGGIITAWITFETDVSRGYGLIRLKDGLIWTLLTSMTELKGHEEPLGYERPLGAKHGAGKGRLSWAEERDKEQAELGYTTQPYTVIIGGGQGGIALGARLRQLGVPTIIVEKNDRAGDSWRNRYKSLCLHDPVWYDHLPYLPFPPNWPVFAPKDKIGDWLEMYTKIMELNYWTRSVLEHAEYENETKEWTVTVDRDGEKITLKPKQLVFATGMSGKANMPDFPGMNTFKGDQHHSSKHSGPDAYKGKKAVVIGSNNSAHDISAALWENEVDVTMVQRSSTHIVRSEPLMEYGLGDLYSERAVEAGVTTQKADLIFASLPYRIMHEFQIPVYDKIKEVDAEFYAGLEKAGFQLDWGADNSGLFMKYLRRGSGYYIDVGASQLIIDGKIKLKAGQVMQVVGDGVILDDGTKLEADLIVYATGYGSMNGWVADLIDQETADKVGKVWGLGSDTPKDPGPWEGEQRNMWKPTQQESLWFHGGNLHQSRHYSQFLSLQIKARMEGINTPVYGLQETHHIGG, from the coding sequence ATGCTAGACACAACGACCAATGATCAGGTTTCGGAATTTCTTGAGACGTTCGGGGCTGCGCTTGAGAGCGGCGACATTGACGCCGCCGTCACGATGTTTCAGGCGGATTGCTACTGGCGCGATCTGGTCAGTTTCACTTGGAACATCCGCACCATGGAAGGGCACCATCAAATCCGCGATATGCTGACTGCCCAACTTCGGACGACCAAGCCAGCAAATTGGGCCATGGCCGAGGGCGAGGTTGCTACGGAAGACGGCGGGATAATCACCGCATGGATCACATTCGAGACGGACGTTTCGCGCGGCTATGGGCTGATCCGGCTCAAAGACGGGTTGATCTGGACCTTGCTGACGTCAATGACTGAATTGAAAGGGCATGAGGAGCCATTGGGATATGAACGCCCCCTTGGCGCGAAGCATGGTGCAGGCAAGGGCCGGCTTAGCTGGGCCGAAGAACGCGACAAGGAACAAGCCGAACTTGGCTATACCACGCAACCCTACACAGTTATTATTGGTGGAGGACAAGGGGGCATCGCACTGGGTGCACGGTTGCGTCAACTGGGCGTGCCCACCATTATCGTCGAAAAAAACGACCGTGCCGGAGATAGCTGGCGCAACCGCTATAAGTCGCTCTGCCTGCATGACCCGGTCTGGTACGACCATCTGCCATATTTGCCCTTTCCGCCAAACTGGCCAGTCTTTGCCCCCAAGGACAAAATCGGCGACTGGCTTGAAATGTACACCAAGATCATGGAGCTGAACTATTGGACGCGTTCTGTTTTGGAACATGCGGAATATGAAAACGAAACCAAGGAATGGACCGTCACCGTGGACCGGGACGGTGAAAAGATAACGCTGAAACCGAAGCAACTGGTCTTTGCCACGGGCATGTCGGGCAAGGCGAACATGCCGGATTTTCCAGGCATGAACACGTTTAAGGGCGACCAGCACCATTCCAGCAAACACTCGGGCCCCGATGCCTACAAAGGCAAAAAGGCCGTCGTGATCGGATCGAACAACTCGGCTCATGATATATCTGCCGCACTGTGGGAAAACGAGGTCGACGTGACGATGGTGCAGCGGTCATCGACCCATATCGTGCGATCCGAGCCGTTGATGGAATACGGTCTGGGTGATCTTTACTCCGAACGTGCGGTCGAGGCCGGGGTGACAACGCAAAAGGCCGATTTGATATTTGCCTCATTGCCATACCGCATTATGCACGAGTTTCAGATCCCGGTTTACGACAAGATCAAAGAGGTCGATGCGGAGTTTTATGCCGGTCTTGAGAAGGCCGGATTTCAGCTTGATTGGGGGGCTGACAATTCTGGCCTGTTCATGAAGTACTTGCGCCGCGGTTCGGGCTATTACATCGATGTCGGCGCCAGCCAACTGATTATCGACGGCAAGATCAAGCTCAAGGCCGGACAGGTGATGCAAGTTGTCGGGGACGGCGTGATATTGGACGATGGCACCAAGCTGGAGGCTGATCTGATTGTCTATGCGACGGGATACGGGTCGATGAATGGCTGGGTCGCAGATCTGATCGATCAGGAGACGGCCGACAAGGTGGGCAAGGTTTGGGGTCTGGGATCGGATACGCCCAAAGACCCCGGACCATGGGAAGGTGAGCAGCGCAACATGTGGAAACCGACACAGCAAGAGTCACTGTGGTTTCACGGTGGTAACCTGCACCAATCTCGGCACTATTCCCAGTTCCTGTCATTGCAGATCAAAGCGCGGATGGAAGGCATCAATACGCCCGTCTACGGTTTGCAGGAAACGCACCATATCGGAGGTTAA
- the fda gene encoding Fructose-bisphosphate aldolase class 1: MNHKNLEAIANSLVKEGKGILAADESHRTIKSRFDSIGIVSTEEARRSYREMLFTTNGLEKYISGVILFDETLRQSTSIGVPFPEFLSSKGIIPGIKADIGYKPIPFHSGEQITEGLDGLKERIEGYSSLGARFAKWRAVISIGEDLPSLRCIESNAHVLALYSAVCQESGIVPIVEPEVQMTGDHSIEECEKVTTKTLRIVFSELLAQGVHLEGILLKPNMVLPGDQCADQRSIQEVAETTIRSLRRSVPGAVPGVVFLSGGQSPELATAHLNEMNRRGVNPWKLSFSYGRALQEPALKAWKGETKNVSAAQKLLFDRAKCNGAATYGRSS; encoded by the coding sequence ATGAATCATAAGAACTTAGAAGCTATTGCCAATTCTCTGGTTAAGGAGGGGAAGGGGATTCTTGCTGCTGATGAAAGTCACAGGACTATCAAAAGTCGATTTGATAGCATCGGGATCGTATCAACTGAGGAGGCCAGACGGTCATACCGAGAAATGCTATTTACGACAAATGGGTTGGAGAAGTATATAAGTGGTGTTATTCTTTTCGATGAGACACTACGGCAGTCTACTAGTATTGGAGTGCCTTTCCCTGAATTTCTTTCCAGTAAAGGGATTATACCCGGAATAAAAGCAGACATTGGGTATAAGCCAATACCGTTCCATTCCGGTGAACAGATTACAGAGGGTCTGGATGGTTTAAAGGAAAGAATTGAGGGGTATTCGAGCCTAGGAGCGAGATTTGCGAAATGGCGAGCTGTGATTTCTATTGGAGAAGACCTTCCTTCCTTACGCTGTATTGAAAGTAACGCTCACGTATTAGCACTATACTCTGCTGTTTGTCAGGAGAGTGGAATAGTTCCTATCGTTGAGCCTGAAGTACAGATGACAGGAGATCATTCGATCGAGGAATGCGAGAAAGTAACGACCAAAACTCTTCGGATTGTGTTTTCGGAATTACTGGCCCAGGGAGTACATCTTGAGGGGATTTTACTTAAACCTAACATGGTGCTTCCCGGGGACCAATGTGCGGATCAACGCTCGATACAAGAAGTTGCAGAAACAACGATTCGGAGTCTGCGGCGAAGTGTTCCGGGTGCAGTTCCCGGAGTCGTATTTCTATCTGGAGGACAGAGTCCTGAGTTGGCTACCGCGCATCTGAATGAGATGAATAGGCGGGGAGTTAATCCATGGAAATTGAGCTTTTCCTACGGTCGAGCTCTTCAGGAGCCCGCATTGAAGGCTTGGAAAGGCGAGACTAAGAATGTATCTGCTGCTCAGAAGTTGCTTTTCGATCGTGCCAAATGTAATGGTGCTGCGACTTACGGTCGATCTTCCTAG
- the hpnP gene encoding Hopanoid C-2 methylase, translating into MKLLLINPKFPESFWTYKFAMEKILSGKRYLNPPLGLASLAALSPQDWEIEVIDENIESIPLRPEADIVGVCGMGVQFKRQQALLTFYRKQGYYVVAGGSYASLCPEEYETLADTVVAGESEYIWPEFCNDYASGDQKKLYHETGTVSLHDCPVPRFDLLKLDKYSSVSLQFSRGCPFRCEFCDIIVMFGRKPRTKTHEQVGRELDELRKQKVQSAFFVDDNLIGNKKEAKALLRFLVDYQKKHDYSFSFGTEASMNMASDDELLGLFREANFEWVFIGIESPDEDSLKETLKLQNVGKDMIESIRHIYSYGIEVLGGFIVGFDNDTVDTFEKQFHFIMNSGIQSAMIGLLVALPKTPLHERLQKEGRVVADANSVDNTKMATNIIPKNMSYDEMVEGYHSLYRRLLDDRNIALRLKNKIQFLKNSHYRGQDYTFSELLKILGRFAIKGILPGGVNRMVQFFNSIPLRKPWLIPLVIKEWIIALSMKDYMERHFVEHDEPVSSGIRNFVDKFEFAFQRYLHEGSLEVSLGQLKDASVNFSISIKGLLGSDFFGEGGKSLEKLLSETTASLTLRIEEFSEFKENHLEKLLQRLSRYGDRINIAVHESLRDRIVIDSSVFNLILEVKST; encoded by the coding sequence ATGAAGTTGCTTTTGATAAATCCTAAATTCCCTGAGAGTTTTTGGACCTACAAGTTTGCCATGGAGAAGATTCTCAGTGGGAAAAGGTATCTGAATCCACCCTTGGGGCTTGCCTCTCTTGCTGCTCTTTCTCCTCAGGATTGGGAGATCGAAGTTATAGACGAAAATATCGAGTCAATTCCCCTGCGGCCTGAGGCAGATATCGTAGGAGTTTGCGGAATGGGTGTTCAATTTAAACGCCAGCAGGCCCTTCTAACTTTCTATCGGAAACAGGGCTATTATGTTGTTGCTGGGGGCAGCTACGCTTCGCTTTGTCCGGAGGAATACGAAACTTTAGCTGATACGGTTGTAGCTGGTGAGAGTGAGTACATTTGGCCCGAGTTTTGTAACGACTATGCTTCAGGAGACCAAAAAAAATTATACCACGAAACCGGAACAGTAAGTTTGCACGACTGTCCTGTTCCAAGATTTGATCTTCTCAAATTAGATAAATATAGCTCTGTAAGTCTCCAGTTCTCAAGAGGCTGTCCCTTCCGCTGTGAGTTTTGCGATATCATCGTTATGTTTGGTCGTAAGCCGCGCACCAAGACCCATGAACAGGTGGGTCGGGAATTAGATGAATTGAGAAAGCAAAAGGTTCAGAGTGCCTTTTTTGTAGATGACAACCTGATAGGGAATAAAAAGGAGGCAAAGGCATTACTAAGGTTCCTTGTAGATTACCAGAAGAAGCACGACTACTCTTTTAGTTTTGGAACGGAAGCTTCCATGAATATGGCTAGCGATGACGAACTCCTGGGCCTCTTCCGTGAAGCCAATTTCGAATGGGTCTTTATTGGAATTGAGTCACCGGACGAAGATAGTCTCAAGGAAACGCTGAAACTCCAAAATGTTGGCAAGGACATGATTGAATCGATTCGTCATATCTATTCATATGGAATTGAGGTTTTGGGAGGATTTATTGTCGGTTTTGATAACGATACTGTGGATACCTTTGAGAAACAGTTTCATTTCATCATGAATTCAGGAATTCAATCCGCCATGATAGGCCTATTAGTGGCTCTACCGAAAACACCTCTCCATGAGAGACTGCAGAAAGAGGGCAGGGTAGTCGCCGATGCAAACTCTGTCGACAACACGAAAATGGCGACAAATATTATCCCCAAGAACATGTCCTACGATGAAATGGTTGAAGGTTACCATTCATTGTACCGGCGTCTTCTAGACGATCGTAATATTGCTCTGCGGTTAAAGAATAAGATACAGTTTCTCAAGAACTCTCATTATCGAGGCCAGGACTACACCTTCAGTGAGTTGCTAAAGATTCTAGGCAGGTTTGCGATTAAAGGGATCCTCCCGGGTGGTGTTAACCGTATGGTCCAGTTTTTTAATTCTATTCCGTTGAGGAAGCCCTGGTTGATCCCTCTTGTCATTAAGGAATGGATCATTGCTCTCTCAATGAAGGACTACATGGAGCGTCATTTTGTCGAACATGATGAGCCGGTTAGTAGCGGCATTCGTAACTTTGTAGATAAATTCGAATTTGCTTTTCAAAGATACCTCCACGAGGGTTCGCTGGAGGTTTCCCTTGGGCAGTTGAAAGATGCTTCGGTTAATTTTTCAATCTCCATAAAAGGTTTATTAGGTAGCGACTTTTTCGGTGAAGGTGGTAAAAGTCTTGAGAAGCTCCTCAGTGAAACGACGGCCTCTCTCACTCTCAGGATTGAAGAATTTTCAGAATTTAAAGAAAATCATCTCGAGAAGCTTTTACAGCGCCTTTCAAGATACGGCGATCGCATAAACATCGCGGTGCACGAAAGCCTGAGAGATAGGATTGTGATCGATTCCTCGGTCTTTAACCTAATATTGGAGGTTAAGTCTACTTAG
- the uvrA_2 gene encoding UvrABC system protein A, whose protein sequence is MWILYRIYLSNLPMIENSKGYIRLKGVRQNNLKGFDLRIPLGQLVVVTGLSGTGKSSLVFETLHAEGQRRYVETFSPYARQFLEMLDRPNVESIENIRPSIAIQQSNKVRTSRSTVGTMTELCDYFKVWFSHAASLYDPETGEKIDDDNPQTIFKKASTAWSGKTLLITFEIRRPKHYEWEKIIKSLTVQGYSRILHNGQLVNLEDCESIDLSDSSIFVIQDRICLTKKNESRFLEGCRTALRFGRGRVHFFNMRGVLLGKFSEGLNSPVTGQSFRSPSPSMFSSNSPVGACPKCRGFGRIIEIDYRLVMPDHSLSISGGLIKAFHGTVYSESQRDLLRACNRKKVPTDVPFHDLSPKHQAFVLDGESDYQLKKKSLLHPWYGVRKFFNWLEKNTYKIHVRVFLSRYRTYTECPKCKGSRLKPEALNWRWHCNTLPDLYKLPISKLFNLLTKNICKTGSHQADVAAQSIITRIQYLLEVGLGYITLDRQSRTLSGGEIERVNLTSCLGTSLVDTLFVLDEPSIGLHSRDIERLISILRKLKDQGNTVIVVEHDESIIKAADHIIELGPSPGSNGGKLVFSGGLPQLLPTKASMTAAYLTDRKWISIPEKRRTINVDTHDLVRSSTKLTPGLSIFGASKHNIRNLSLRVPLGRLIGLSGVSGSGKSTLLDNIIYQGLLASDGIAVDDPAKISKISSDVNFSEVALVDQSPVNKNSRSNPALYSNVWNPIRELFAKMEQAKLSGLNPSSFSFNSGNGRCEECKGLGYERVEMQFVADVFVTCSNCEGQRFKPEVLEVSYQDKSIADILRLTVSGAISLFKGLPSITNRLEILEEVGLGYLILGQPLSTISGGESQRLKLIKYIPKVENSSKPALLLLDEPTTGLHRHDVKSLIGILHKLVNQGNSVIIIEHHLDLLKSTDWIIEMGPEAGSEGGRIIFQGTPEDLVQKSIPTARFLRGMMKREKVKETVRRTRIESIPDQSCQPLGNQNLHENKNAITQNLAAEIDSENENNEARYLQVRGARENNLKNFSVSIPHRKLTVVTGVSGSGKSTLAFDIVFAEGQRRFMESMSPYARQHVEQMARPDVDQITGMLPTVAIEQRATHGTRKSTVSTITEVAQYFRLLFARTGIQHNPRTNNDLISLPATALLKRLKDILKKNYPSSVNKLYLCSPLVRGRKGHHQPLANWASGRGFKLLRVNGRLIEISRFKKLDRYSEHDIEVVVAEFTPRQTTPLNLLRERLEEALQLNSGSCFLARSSGQIETWLSTKRTDPSTGESFPDLDPKNFSWNSPKGWCPSCRGYGQIYEWMLQSDDFPTSIARMEPGNPCSECGGSRINEIGRAVYLCLENGRKMNLPELLGLPPRDILECLHQLKLDRRGRAIVKEILPEIEERLNFMNQLGLGYLTLDRATSTLSGGEAQRIRLAAQLGSTLSGVLYVLDEPSIGLHARDNAHLLKSLQLLRRNGNTLLVVEHDEGTMTSADHIVDIGPGAGQKGGAIIAEGTLSEVKKVKSSLTSHYLKKGIQHPLRGKYRSLPKLFNSKSPSRNPDWLLIRRVTLRNLKGQDLHLPLGRLIIVCGISGAGKSTLIRDLVGPLVAYASCNRLKRLSNRSVNGTLCDSVSTFRRSFKDLLNGHVFRNVIEVDQKPIGKTPRSTPATYIKVFDIIRRFFASLPVSRIRGYDSSTFSFNTKQGRCEECSGAGRIKLEMSFMPDAYIICEKCSGNRYSPELEDVKWKDKNIADVLNMTFEEAAGFFDFHSKLKNAFNLMLETGLGYLTLGQSSPTLSGGESQRLKLVSELAKGFQSYSEEVHAPTSKNLYIIEEPTIGLHLYDCERLIKLLHRIVDQGHTVIVIEHNLDLIAEADYIVEVGPEGGESGGEILYQGPTTGFLDCNRSPTAPFLKQKLSTS, encoded by the coding sequence ATGTGGATCCTGTACAGGATCTATCTGTCCAATCTTCCGATGATCGAAAACTCAAAGGGATACATTCGTCTCAAAGGCGTTAGACAGAACAATCTAAAGGGCTTTGACCTTAGGATCCCTCTCGGCCAACTGGTAGTTGTCACGGGTCTTAGCGGCACAGGTAAATCATCTTTGGTCTTTGAAACCCTCCACGCAGAGGGGCAGCGACGATACGTTGAAACATTTAGCCCCTACGCACGTCAGTTTCTAGAAATGCTCGACCGTCCTAACGTGGAAAGTATCGAGAACATTCGTCCGTCGATCGCAATTCAACAGAGCAACAAGGTTAGAACCTCGCGGTCTACAGTTGGTACTATGACGGAACTCTGTGACTATTTTAAAGTTTGGTTTTCTCACGCGGCTTCTCTCTACGATCCAGAAACTGGAGAAAAAATAGACGACGACAACCCGCAAACGATTTTCAAAAAGGCGTCTACGGCCTGGTCTGGGAAAACCCTTCTTATCACCTTCGAAATTCGGAGACCAAAACACTACGAGTGGGAGAAAATTATTAAATCTCTCACCGTCCAAGGCTATTCACGTATTTTACACAATGGCCAATTGGTGAACTTGGAAGATTGTGAGTCGATCGACCTATCAGATAGCAGCATTTTCGTCATTCAGGACCGAATTTGTCTAACAAAAAAGAATGAATCTCGATTTTTAGAAGGATGTCGCACTGCGCTCAGGTTTGGTCGGGGACGGGTTCACTTTTTTAATATGCGAGGTGTTCTGCTCGGAAAGTTTTCCGAAGGACTTAATTCTCCTGTTACGGGCCAGTCATTCCGGTCACCTTCACCATCTATGTTCTCCTCCAACTCTCCAGTAGGAGCGTGTCCTAAATGTCGTGGATTTGGCCGTATCATCGAGATCGACTATCGGTTAGTAATGCCGGATCATTCGCTCAGTATTTCGGGTGGTCTGATTAAAGCATTCCATGGAACTGTCTATAGCGAGAGTCAGCGGGATTTGTTACGAGCCTGTAATAGAAAAAAGGTTCCAACGGATGTACCATTTCACGATCTTAGCCCGAAACACCAGGCATTTGTCCTAGACGGAGAGAGTGATTACCAATTGAAAAAAAAGAGCCTGCTTCACCCTTGGTACGGTGTACGGAAATTCTTCAACTGGCTGGAAAAAAATACTTACAAGATACACGTGAGAGTATTTCTCTCCCGTTATAGAACTTACACCGAATGCCCGAAATGCAAGGGTAGCCGTCTTAAGCCTGAAGCGTTAAATTGGCGTTGGCACTGTAACACTCTCCCTGATCTCTACAAACTGCCAATTAGTAAACTGTTCAATCTCTTAACTAAAAATATCTGTAAAACCGGAAGTCATCAAGCCGACGTGGCAGCACAGTCAATCATTACTCGGATTCAATACCTCCTGGAAGTTGGTCTCGGATACATCACCTTGGATCGCCAATCACGAACTCTATCTGGTGGAGAAATAGAACGAGTTAACCTCACTTCATGCCTAGGAACCTCCCTGGTAGATACCCTCTTTGTCCTCGACGAGCCTTCTATCGGTTTACATTCCCGTGACATCGAAAGGCTCATTTCGATTCTCAGAAAACTTAAAGATCAGGGCAATACCGTTATCGTGGTCGAACACGACGAATCGATAATTAAAGCAGCAGACCACATAATTGAACTTGGGCCGTCCCCTGGTTCTAATGGAGGGAAACTCGTTTTCAGCGGAGGATTACCTCAGCTCTTACCGACTAAGGCTTCGATGACAGCAGCCTATTTAACGGACAGGAAATGGATCTCTATCCCGGAGAAGCGCCGTACAATCAATGTAGACACCCACGACTTAGTCAGAAGTTCGACAAAGTTAACACCTGGTCTGTCGATTTTTGGTGCATCGAAGCATAACATACGAAATTTGTCCCTCCGCGTTCCTCTGGGAAGGCTTATTGGTCTTAGTGGCGTTTCGGGCTCAGGAAAATCCACCCTCCTTGACAACATAATTTATCAGGGCCTCCTGGCAAGTGATGGTATTGCTGTCGATGATCCTGCGAAGATCTCAAAGATCTCAAGTGACGTAAATTTCTCCGAAGTAGCATTGGTCGATCAAAGCCCTGTCAACAAAAACTCTCGATCAAACCCAGCCCTCTACTCAAACGTCTGGAATCCGATTCGGGAGCTCTTCGCCAAAATGGAGCAAGCTAAATTGTCAGGCTTGAACCCCTCAAGTTTTTCCTTCAATAGCGGGAATGGCCGATGTGAAGAGTGCAAAGGGCTGGGCTACGAGCGTGTCGAAATGCAATTTGTTGCCGATGTTTTCGTTACCTGTTCTAACTGTGAAGGCCAACGATTTAAACCGGAGGTTTTAGAAGTATCCTACCAGGACAAGTCAATAGCTGACATTCTAAGACTGACCGTAAGTGGGGCCATTAGCCTATTCAAGGGTTTACCTTCGATTACAAATCGGCTTGAGATCCTTGAGGAAGTTGGCCTTGGGTACCTTATTCTCGGACAACCTTTAAGTACAATCAGTGGAGGAGAATCGCAACGTCTGAAGCTGATCAAATACATCCCAAAAGTAGAGAATTCTAGTAAACCTGCTCTCCTTCTGCTCGATGAGCCAACGACTGGACTACATAGACACGACGTTAAAAGTCTGATTGGAATCCTACATAAGCTGGTCAACCAAGGGAACAGTGTCATTATTATTGAGCACCATCTCGACCTTCTAAAATCTACCGACTGGATAATAGAAATGGGCCCGGAAGCAGGTAGCGAAGGTGGGCGAATTATCTTCCAAGGCACTCCCGAAGATCTGGTCCAAAAGTCAATTCCAACTGCGAGATTCCTTCGAGGAATGATGAAAAGAGAGAAGGTAAAAGAGACTGTAAGGAGAACGAGAATTGAGTCCATTCCCGATCAGTCCTGCCAACCCCTTGGGAATCAAAATTTACATGAAAACAAAAACGCCATCACCCAAAATTTAGCTGCCGAAATAGATTCTGAAAATGAGAATAACGAAGCTAGATATCTTCAAGTCCGTGGCGCCCGCGAGAATAATCTGAAGAATTTTTCCGTTTCGATTCCTCATCGGAAGCTTACTGTTGTTACTGGTGTTTCCGGATCGGGAAAGTCAACCTTGGCGTTTGATATCGTATTTGCAGAAGGCCAACGCCGATTTATGGAGTCAATGTCCCCTTACGCCCGCCAGCATGTAGAACAAATGGCCAGGCCCGACGTCGACCAGATCACTGGAATGCTGCCTACCGTTGCAATTGAACAAAGAGCAACACATGGAACTCGCAAATCAACGGTTTCCACCATCACCGAAGTAGCACAGTATTTTCGGCTTCTATTCGCTCGTACTGGCATCCAACACAATCCGCGTACAAACAATGATCTTATCTCTCTCCCAGCAACCGCCCTTCTGAAACGCCTTAAGGATATACTCAAAAAAAACTACCCAAGTAGTGTTAATAAACTTTACCTTTGTTCTCCTCTGGTGCGAGGAAGAAAGGGGCACCATCAACCGCTCGCAAATTGGGCATCTGGTCGCGGATTTAAACTGCTCAGAGTCAATGGTCGCCTAATTGAGATATCCAGATTCAAGAAACTCGACCGCTACAGTGAGCACGACATTGAAGTTGTAGTAGCAGAGTTCACGCCGAGACAAACAACACCACTTAACCTTCTCCGAGAGAGACTTGAAGAAGCCCTCCAGCTTAACAGCGGATCTTGCTTCCTGGCACGATCTTCAGGCCAAATCGAAACTTGGCTCTCAACCAAGAGAACTGATCCTTCTACAGGAGAGTCATTTCCAGATTTGGACCCAAAGAATTTTTCTTGGAATTCTCCGAAAGGATGGTGTCCATCCTGCCGAGGCTATGGACAGATTTATGAATGGATGTTACAGAGTGATGACTTTCCCACTAGCATTGCGAGGATGGAACCGGGTAATCCCTGCTCCGAATGCGGTGGTTCACGAATCAATGAAATCGGAAGAGCAGTTTATCTTTGTCTCGAAAACGGCAGAAAAATGAACCTTCCAGAACTACTCGGACTTCCTCCTCGAGATATCCTTGAGTGTCTTCATCAACTCAAACTCGACCGGAGAGGACGTGCCATAGTTAAAGAAATTTTACCAGAAATAGAAGAACGCCTTAATTTTATGAATCAACTGGGTCTTGGTTACCTTACACTCGATAGAGCGACCTCGACTCTATCCGGCGGAGAAGCGCAGCGGATCCGGCTCGCTGCTCAGTTGGGATCTACTCTTAGCGGTGTACTCTACGTTCTCGATGAACCTTCTATTGGGCTACATGCAAGAGACAATGCTCACCTTCTAAAGTCGCTCCAACTACTGCGTAGAAATGGGAATACCCTTCTTGTCGTAGAACATGACGAGGGAACGATGACATCCGCCGATCACATTGTTGATATCGGTCCAGGGGCAGGACAAAAAGGGGGAGCTATAATAGCCGAAGGGACCCTTAGCGAAGTAAAAAAGGTAAAATCATCGTTAACTAGTCATTATCTTAAAAAAGGTATTCAACACCCACTTCGCGGCAAGTATCGGTCCCTCCCCAAACTTTTTAACTCAAAATCTCCATCACGAAATCCTGATTGGTTATTAATAAGGCGGGTTACACTACGAAACCTCAAAGGGCAGGATCTACATCTACCCCTCGGACGGCTAATCATCGTCTGTGGAATTTCGGGAGCCGGTAAATCGACTCTCATTCGAGACCTTGTCGGACCACTCGTCGCATATGCCTCATGTAATCGCCTCAAACGCCTCTCTAACCGTTCGGTCAATGGAACACTATGTGATTCAGTCTCTACATTCAGGAGGTCCTTCAAGGACCTCCTGAATGGCCATGTCTTCCGAAATGTTATCGAAGTGGATCAGAAGCCAATAGGAAAAACACCTCGTTCCACCCCGGCAACGTATATCAAGGTATTTGACATCATTCGTCGTTTCTTCGCATCTCTTCCCGTGTCTCGAATCCGTGGCTACGATTCAAGTACCTTTTCTTTCAATACAAAGCAAGGCCGTTGCGAAGAATGCAGTGGGGCCGGCCGAATCAAACTGGAAATGAGTTTTATGCCCGATGCCTATATCATTTGTGAAAAGTGCAGCGGAAATCGATATAGCCCAGAACTCGAAGATGTGAAATGGAAGGATAAGAACATTGCAGATGTTCTCAATATGACTTTCGAGGAAGCGGCCGGATTCTTTGACTTCCATTCTAAACTCAAGAATGCATTCAACCTTATGTTGGAAACTGGCCTTGGGTACCTCACTCTTGGCCAAAGCAGCCCAACACTCTCGGGAGGAGAATCCCAGAGATTAAAACTGGTCAGCGAACTAGCAAAGGGTTTTCAATCTTACTCCGAAGAAGTTCATGCTCCAACATCCAAAAATCTCTACATCATTGAGGAACCAACAATCGGCCTCCATCTCTACGACTGTGAACGGCTCATCAAATTACTCCATCGCATCGTCGATCAAGGTCACACAGTAATCGTTATTGAACACAATCTTGATCTTATCGCGGAAGCCGACTACATCGTCGAGGTTGGTCCAGAAGGAGGGGAATCCGGAGGAGAAATCCTCTATCAGGGCCCCACAACCGGTTTTCTCGATTGTAACCGCAGTCCAACCGCTCCGTTTCTAAAACAAAAACTCTCGACCTCTTAA